One window from the genome of Mycolicibacterium gadium encodes:
- the mobA gene encoding molybdenum cofactor guanylyltransferase, producing MTSPVPLAAVILAGGASRRMGRDKATVVFDGQTLVERMVSAVSPRCAPVFVVAAPGQALPTLDAHILRDDIRGVGPLLATGRGLRAAAEAGRELAFVCAVDMPLLSADLIDELEGPAVRLGADVVLPWDGRTHYLAGIYRTSLHERVSQLVYAGERSMRALVESVDTQRVVMPEQASLTNVNTVAELRATASSRIA from the coding sequence GTGACGTCCCCCGTACCGCTCGCAGCGGTCATTCTGGCCGGCGGGGCTTCCCGTCGAATGGGCCGCGACAAGGCCACCGTCGTGTTCGACGGCCAAACCCTCGTCGAGCGGATGGTGTCGGCCGTCAGCCCGAGATGTGCACCCGTGTTCGTCGTCGCCGCCCCGGGTCAGGCGTTGCCGACCCTGGACGCGCACATCCTGCGGGACGACATCCGGGGCGTGGGGCCACTGCTGGCAACAGGCCGCGGGTTGCGTGCCGCCGCGGAAGCCGGACGCGAGCTCGCCTTCGTCTGCGCCGTCGACATGCCCCTGCTGTCGGCCGATCTGATCGACGAACTCGAAGGTCCGGCCGTCCGACTCGGGGCCGACGTGGTGCTGCCGTGGGACGGTCGCACCCACTATCTCGCCGGGATCTACCGCACCAGCCTGCATGAGCGGGTGTCCCAACTCGTCTACGCGGGGGAGCGCAGCATGCGCGCCCTGGTCGAGAGCGTCGACACGCAGCGGGTGGTCATGCCCGAGCAGGCGTCGCTGACCAACGTCAACACCGTCGCCGAGCTGCGGGCCACGGCCTCCTCTCGAATCGCCTAG